In Xylanibacter ruminicola 23, a single genomic region encodes these proteins:
- a CDS encoding NADH-quinone oxidoreductase subunit N, whose product MNYGQFIYMFPECALVVALILVFAVDFAMTKSGEWRGEKPNVAIGRLTYFMLMTVGLGVFSAMRQGDTITAFGGMYVATQAINVMKMVLTFGTFIVVIMAESWAAKQQRIAGEFYMLILSTLLGMFMMMSAGSFLLFFLGLEMASVPLACMVAFDRHRKESAEGAAKYILVATFSSGVMLFGISFIYAATGTLYFDDVCAAVSNSPLCIMGLVFFFSGLGFKISLVPFHFWTADTYQGAPTPVTGYLSVISKGAAAITLCTILMKAFAPMVEYWDYMLYIVIVLSITVANLFAIRQNELKRFMAFSSISQAGYIMLAVVGNGQLGVAALTYYVLVYIVANMAVFTVINVVEQNNNGRTDMAAYNGFYQTNPKLSFLMTLALFSLAGIPPFAGMFSKFFVFMAGVQNGEPMAYGVVFIALVNTVVSLYYYLLIVKAMYITKTENPLPTFQSDEATKLALGICTAGIALFGVASCVYEWIAAAGI is encoded by the coding sequence ATGAATTACGGACAATTTATATATATGTTCCCAGAGTGTGCTCTGGTTGTAGCATTGATTCTGGTATTTGCGGTTGATTTCGCGATGACCAAGTCTGGCGAGTGGCGTGGCGAAAAGCCCAATGTGGCTATCGGTCGTCTTACCTATTTCATGCTGATGACTGTTGGTCTCGGTGTATTCAGCGCTATGCGCCAGGGTGATACCATTACTGCCTTTGGTGGTATGTATGTAGCCACTCAGGCTATTAACGTGATGAAGATGGTGCTCACCTTCGGTACATTCATCGTAGTGATTATGGCTGAGTCGTGGGCTGCCAAGCAGCAGCGCATTGCCGGTGAGTTCTATATGCTGATTCTGAGTACCCTGCTGGGTATGTTCATGATGATGTCGGCTGGCTCGTTCCTGCTGTTCTTCCTGGGCTTGGAGATGGCTTCAGTGCCCCTGGCTTGTATGGTGGCTTTCGATCGCCATCGTAAGGAGAGTGCCGAGGGTGCTGCCAAGTATATCCTGGTAGCTACTTTCTCGAGTGGTGTGATGCTGTTCGGTATCTCGTTCATCTACGCTGCTACAGGTACCCTGTACTTCGATGATGTTTGTGCTGCAGTATCTAACTCGCCTCTGTGCATCATGGGTCTGGTATTCTTCTTCAGTGGTCTGGGCTTCAAGATTTCGTTGGTGCCTTTCCACTTCTGGACTGCCGATACCTATCAGGGTGCACCTACACCTGTTACCGGTTACCTGAGCGTAATTTCTAAGGGTGCTGCCGCTATCACACTGTGCACCATCCTGATGAAGGCATTCGCGCCTATGGTTGAGTACTGGGACTACATGCTGTATATCGTGATTGTACTCTCAATTACCGTGGCTAACCTGTTTGCCATCCGTCAGAACGAGTTGAAGCGCTTCATGGCCTTCAGCTCTATCTCTCAGGCCGGTTATATCATGCTGGCAGTGGTTGGCAATGGTCAGCTGGGTGTGGCTGCACTGACTTACTATGTGCTGGTTTACATCGTAGCAAACATGGCTGTATTCACTGTGATTAACGTGGTTGAGCAGAATAATAACGGTCGCACAGATATGGCTGCCTACAACGGATTCTATCAGACCAACCCCAAGCTGAGCTTCCTCATGACTTTGGCTCTGTTCTCGTTGGCTGGTATTCCTCCATTTGCTGGTATGTTCTCTAAGTTCTTTGTGTTCATGGCAGGTGTGCAGAATGGCGAGCCTATGGCCTATGGCGTGGTGTTCATCGCCTTGGTTAACACCGTAGTATCACTTTACTACTATCTGCTCATTGTGAAGGCTATGTACATCACCAAGACAGAGAATCCTCTGCCTACATTCCAGAGCGACGAGGCCACTAAGCTGGCTCTTGGCATCTGCACTGCAGGTATCGCTCTGTTCGGCGTAGCAAGCTGCGTTTACGAGTGGATTGCTGCCGCTGGTATCTAA
- a CDS encoding NuoM family protein, with translation MSILSIFVIIPALMLVGLWLAKNVNQVRGVMVTGASCLLALSVWLTIYFIQERAAGNTAEMLLTYSTPWFKPLNIAYSVGVDGISVVMLLLSSIIVFTGTFASWQLKPLTKEYFLWFTLLSTGVYGFFISTDLFTMFMFYEVALIPMYLLIGVWGSGRKEYSAMKLTLMLMGGSALLILGLLGIYYFNGIYSGNYTFELTTIAANHCIPGHIQNIFFPFIFIGFGVLGALFPFHTWSPDGHASAPTAVSMLHAGVLMKLGGYGCFRVAMYLLPEAAQDLSWIFLILTTISVVYGALSACVQTDLKYINAYSSVSHCGLVLFALLMMSQTAVTGAVLQMLSHGLMTALFFALIGMIYGRTHTRDIRELAGLMKIMPFLAVGYVIAGLANLGLPGFSGFIAEMTIFVGSFGAHPLSGDPNTSFRMVATIIACMSIVVTAVYILRVVGKILYGEVENKHFLELTDATWDERVAVICLIFCVAGLGSFPFWVSDMISPAAGTILESIGVM, from the coding sequence ATGAGTATATTAAGTATTTTCGTAATAATTCCTGCCCTGATGCTGGTTGGTCTCTGGTTGGCCAAGAACGTTAATCAGGTGCGTGGTGTGATGGTAACGGGAGCTTCGTGTTTGTTGGCCCTCTCTGTTTGGTTAACCATCTACTTTATTCAGGAGCGTGCAGCAGGTAATACAGCCGAGATGCTGCTGACCTATAGCACGCCTTGGTTCAAGCCTTTGAATATCGCTTACAGCGTTGGTGTTGACGGTATCTCTGTGGTGATGCTGTTGCTTTCGAGCATCATCGTGTTCACCGGTACCTTTGCCTCATGGCAGTTGAAGCCACTTACTAAGGAGTACTTCCTGTGGTTCACCCTGCTTTCTACAGGTGTGTATGGCTTCTTTATCTCTACCGACCTGTTTACTATGTTTATGTTCTACGAGGTGGCTCTGATTCCTATGTACCTGCTGATTGGTGTATGGGGTTCGGGTCGCAAGGAGTACTCGGCCATGAAGCTGACCCTGATGCTGATGGGAGGCTCGGCCCTGTTGATCCTTGGATTGCTGGGTATCTACTACTTTAATGGTATCTACAGCGGCAACTACACCTTTGAGTTGACCACAATCGCAGCTAACCACTGCATTCCTGGTCACATCCAGAACATCTTCTTCCCATTCATCTTTATCGGATTCGGTGTACTGGGTGCGCTGTTCCCATTCCATACATGGAGCCCCGATGGTCATGCTTCGGCCCCTACAGCAGTATCAATGCTGCACGCTGGTGTACTGATGAAGCTGGGAGGTTACGGCTGCTTCCGTGTAGCTATGTACCTGCTCCCTGAGGCTGCTCAGGATCTCTCGTGGATCTTCCTCATCCTCACTACTATCTCGGTAGTTTACGGTGCACTCTCAGCCTGTGTACAGACCGACCTGAAGTATATTAATGCTTACTCTTCGGTTTCGCACTGTGGACTGGTACTGTTTGCCCTGCTGATGATGAGTCAGACTGCTGTGACAGGTGCTGTACTGCAGATGCTCTCACACGGACTGATGACAGCCCTGTTCTTCGCCCTCATCGGTATGATTTACGGTCGTACTCATACCCGTGACATCCGCGAGCTGGCTGGACTGATGAAGATTATGCCTTTCCTGGCTGTTGGTTATGTGATTGCCGGTTTGGCTAACCTCGGATTGCCTGGCTTCTCTGGATTCATTGCCGAGATGACCATCTTTGTAGGTTCGTTTGGTGCACACCCACTGAGTGGCGACCCCAACACTTCGTTCCGCATGGTGGCTACCATCATCGCTTGTATGTCGATTGTTGTAACAGCTGTTTACATCCTGCGTGTGGTTGGTAAGATTCTGTATGGTGAGGTTGAGAACAAGCACTTCCTGGAGCTCACCGATGCTACATGGGATGAGCGCGTGGCTGTTATCTGCCTGATTTTCTGCGTAGCTGGTTTGGGTTCGTTCCCATTCTGGGTAAGCGATATGATTTCGCCTGCAGCAGGTACAATCCTGGAGTCAATTGGTGTAATGTAA
- the nuoL gene encoding NADH-quinone oxidoreductase subunit L: protein MFGYTIFIMLLPLLSFIVLGLAGMKMQHKVAGLIGTCSLGMVTILSYITAFQYFFGLDRVNGVYQTFVPYNFTWLPLGNLHFDLGILLDPISVMMLIVISTVSLMVHIYSFGYMHGEKGFQRYYAFLSLFTMSMLGLVLATNIFQMYMFWELVGVSSYLLIGFYYPLKPAIAASKKAFIVTRFADMFFLVGILTFGYFVDSFSFNFAGDIVMGQGTTPFIEGNLAKAVAAGGFIIPTALVLMFIGGAGKSAMFPLHIWLPDAMEGPTPVSALIHAATMVVAGVFQIARMFPLWIEYAPQAMSIVVWVGVITAFYAAAVACAQSDIKRVLAFSTISQIAFMMVALGVSLPGHHGAILDNHAQLGYMAGMFHLFTHAMFKACLFLGAGCIIHAVHSNEMALMGGLRKYMPITHITFLISCLAIAGIPFFSGFSSKDEIITACMEYSPVVGWIMTGIAAMTAFYMFRLYYGIFWGTENKEAHAHHTPHEAPLTMTIPLIVLTVITVGVGVYTTIAGFAEWGGSFGSFVSAAGTDYTIHFNMQIAATSTVIAILSICLATYIYKGEQQPIADRLYATFPKLHRAAYKRFYQDEIWQYVTHRIIFRLVSTPIAWFDRHVVDGTFNFLAWGANEAGESIRSWQSGDVRQYAVWFITGSVALTLILLCI from the coding sequence ATGTTTGGATATACAATCTTTATCATGCTTCTGCCACTGCTGTCGTTCATTGTTCTTGGACTGGCTGGCATGAAGATGCAGCATAAGGTGGCCGGACTGATCGGTACCTGCTCGTTGGGAATGGTTACGATACTCTCTTATATCACCGCTTTCCAGTACTTCTTCGGACTGGATCGTGTGAATGGCGTGTATCAGACCTTTGTTCCGTATAACTTTACCTGGTTGCCCCTGGGTAACCTGCATTTCGACCTCGGTATCCTGTTGGATCCTATCAGCGTGATGATGCTGATTGTGATCTCGACTGTATCACTGATGGTTCATATCTACTCATTCGGCTATATGCATGGTGAGAAGGGATTCCAGCGTTACTACGCTTTCCTCTCGCTGTTTACGATGTCGATGCTGGGTCTGGTTCTGGCCACCAACATCTTCCAGATGTACATGTTCTGGGAGTTGGTAGGTGTTAGCTCATACCTGCTCATCGGTTTCTACTATCCTTTGAAGCCTGCCATCGCTGCCTCAAAGAAGGCATTCATCGTGACACGCTTTGCCGATATGTTCTTCCTGGTAGGTATCCTGACATTCGGTTACTTCGTGGATTCGTTCAGCTTTAACTTTGCTGGCGACATTGTGATGGGCCAGGGTACTACACCTTTCATCGAGGGTAACCTGGCTAAGGCTGTAGCTGCTGGTGGCTTTATCATTCCTACTGCACTGGTACTGATGTTTATCGGTGGTGCCGGTAAGAGTGCGATGTTCCCACTGCACATCTGGCTGCCAGATGCCATGGAGGGTCCTACACCTGTATCTGCCCTGATTCACGCTGCTACCATGGTTGTAGCTGGTGTGTTCCAGATTGCACGTATGTTCCCCTTGTGGATTGAGTATGCCCCACAGGCTATGAGCATTGTGGTTTGGGTGGGTGTAATCACCGCTTTCTATGCAGCTGCTGTGGCTTGTGCCCAGAGCGATATCAAGCGTGTGCTGGCCTTCTCGACCATCTCGCAGATTGCCTTTATGATGGTGGCTCTGGGTGTATCACTGCCCGGACATCATGGTGCTATCCTCGACAACCACGCTCAGCTGGGTTACATGGCTGGTATGTTCCACCTGTTTACTCACGCTATGTTCAAGGCTTGTCTGTTCCTGGGTGCAGGATGTATCATCCACGCTGTACACAGCAACGAGATGGCGCTGATGGGTGGCTTGCGCAAGTATATGCCTATCACACATATCACCTTCCTGATTTCGTGTCTGGCCATCGCTGGTATCCCCTTCTTCTCGGGCTTCAGCTCAAAGGATGAGATTATCACTGCCTGCATGGAGTACAGTCCGGTGGTAGGTTGGATTATGACAGGTATCGCTGCCATGACAGCCTTCTACATGTTCCGCCTGTACTACGGTATCTTCTGGGGTACTGAGAACAAGGAGGCTCATGCACATCATACACCACACGAGGCACCACTGACCATGACAATCCCCTTGATTGTACTGACAGTGATTACCGTTGGTGTGGGTGTTTACACCACGATTGCAGGATTTGCAGAGTGGGGTGGTTCGTTCGGTAGCTTCGTAAGTGCTGCTGGTACTGACTACACCATCCACTTTAACATGCAGATTGCTGCTACCTCTACTGTGATTGCGATTCTGAGCATCTGCCTGGCCACCTATATCTATAAGGGTGAGCAGCAGCCTATTGCCGATCGCCTGTATGCTACCTTCCCCAAGCTGCATCGCGCAGCCTACAAGCGTTTCTATCAGGACGAGATCTGGCAGTATGTGACACATCGCATCATCTTCCGTCTGGTTTCTACACCTATTGCCTGGTTCGACCGTCACGTTGTGGATGGTACCTTTAACTTCCTGGCATGGGGTGCTAACGAGGCTGGTGAGAGTATCCGTAGCTGGCAGAGTGGCGATGTTCGCCAGTATGCCGTATGGTTCATCACTGGTAGTGTGGCCCTTACATTAATCCTTTTATGCATCTAA
- the nuoK gene encoding NADH-quinone oxidoreductase subunit NuoK, whose amino-acid sequence MIPVECYFALSALLFFIGVYGFTTRRNLIAMLISVELVLNAVDINFAAINRLLYPNGMEGMFMTLFVIGVAAAESAVAIAIIINVYRKFKSDSVEAIQNMKR is encoded by the coding sequence ATGATTCCAGTAGAATGTTATTTCGCACTGAGTGCCCTGTTGTTCTTTATCGGTGTATATGGTTTCACTACACGTCGCAACCTGATTGCCATGCTCATCTCGGTTGAGCTGGTGCTGAACGCCGTGGATATCAACTTTGCCGCTATCAACCGCTTGCTTTATCCAAACGGTATGGAGGGCATGTTCATGACACTCTTCGTGATTGGTGTAGCTGCTGCCGAGAGCGCAGTTGCCATCGCTATTATCATCAACGTGTATCGCAAGTTCAAGAGTGATAGTGTTGAGGCTATCCAGAATATGAAACGATAG
- a CDS encoding NADH-quinone oxidoreductase subunit J, whose product MGNTVMFIILAVFIIASALMCVTTTKIMRAATFMLFVLFGVAGIYFLLDYTFLGAAQISVYAGGVTMIYVFAIQLVSKRTLQGLEERVKSSKMITGALAALAGLVVVGLILLKTGFYTQEIAGVEVPMKEIGTALVGSGKYQYVLPFEFISVFLLACIIGGLVVARKEDKA is encoded by the coding sequence ATGGGTAATACAGTTATGTTTATCATTCTCGCGGTATTCATCATTGCTTCGGCACTGATGTGTGTGACCACGACGAAGATTATGCGAGCCGCAACATTCATGTTGTTTGTGCTCTTTGGTGTAGCAGGTATCTACTTCCTGCTGGATTACACCTTCCTTGGAGCCGCTCAGATTAGCGTATATGCCGGTGGCGTTACGATGATCTATGTGTTTGCCATCCAGTTGGTAAGCAAGCGCACACTTCAGGGTTTGGAGGAGCGAGTTAAGAGTAGCAAGATGATTACTGGCGCCCTGGCCGCCCTGGCCGGACTGGTGGTAGTAGGATTGATTCTGCTTAAGACTGGTTTCTATACACAGGAGATTGCTGGCGTAGAGGTACCTATGAAGGAGATTGGTACTGCTCTCGTTGGTTCGGGTAAATATCAGTATGTACTGCCTTTCGAGTTCATCTCAGTATTCCTGCTGGCATGTATCATCGGTGGCTTGGTTGTAGCAAGAAAGGAGGATAAAGCATGA
- a CDS encoding 4Fe-4S dicluster domain-containing protein, with protein sequence MEDNKTYFGEIGHGLKTLATGMKITWKEYFKDFFTNKSTEQYPENRKTTLHVSKRHRGRLTFKRNEDGSYKCTACTLCEKACPNGTIKITAHMAEDPETGKKKKVLDDYAYDLGDCMFCQLCTNACNFDAIEFTNDFENAVFDRSRLVLHLNEEVYAGGSLPNLIEGGAEWQVGKFNTKTK encoded by the coding sequence ATGGAAGATAACAAAACATATTTCGGAGAAATCGGACACGGCCTGAAGACTTTGGCTACAGGTATGAAGATTACTTGGAAGGAGTATTTCAAGGATTTCTTCACCAATAAGTCGACAGAGCAGTATCCCGAAAACCGCAAGACTACACTGCACGTATCAAAGCGTCACCGTGGTCGCTTGACCTTTAAGCGCAACGAGGATGGCAGCTACAAGTGTACCGCTTGCACATTGTGCGAAAAGGCCTGTCCTAACGGAACCATCAAGATTACTGCCCATATGGCTGAGGATCCTGAGACAGGCAAGAAAAAGAAGGTGCTGGACGATTATGCGTACGACCTGGGCGACTGTATGTTCTGCCAGTTGTGTACCAACGCCTGCAACTTTGACGCCATCGAGTTTACAAACGACTTTGAGAACGCTGTGTTCGACCGCTCTCGTCTGGTACTGCACTTGAACGAGGAGGTTTACGCTGGTGGCTCTCTGCCTAACCTGATTGAGGGTGGTGCCGAATGGCAGGTCGGTAAGTTTAACACTAAAACCAAGTAA
- the nuoH gene encoding NADH-quinone oxidoreductase subunit NuoH, producing the protein MFDFSIFTTWFDALLRDTLGLGDFWSILIECVLVGAGILAGYALIAMLMIMMERWVCAYFQCRLGPTRVGFHGTLQIFADVLKMLVKEIFFVDRADKLLYAVAPLLVIIASVGTFSFLPWNNGAQVLDFNVGIFLVTAISSIGVVGIFLAGWGSNNKYSVVSAMRAAVQMISYEMSLCLCLITAVILTGTMQMSGIVEAQTGAFKWLIFQGHIPAIIAFVVFLIAGNAEANRGPFDMAEAESELTAGHHTEYSGMGFGFFYLAEFLNLFIIAGLASAVFLGGWAPINIGVDAFDTVMNYIPGIVWFFGKTLLVVWLLMWVKWTFPRLRIDQILKLEWKYLMPLGLINLVIMTVVVALGLYIK; encoded by the coding sequence ATGTTCGACTTTTCTATATTTACAACATGGTTCGACGCTCTCCTGCGCGATACACTTGGCTTAGGAGATTTCTGGTCGATATTGATTGAATGCGTGCTGGTTGGCGCTGGTATCCTGGCTGGATATGCGCTGATTGCCATGCTGATGATTATGATGGAGCGCTGGGTATGCGCTTATTTCCAGTGCCGACTGGGACCTACCCGTGTAGGTTTCCACGGTACCCTGCAGATTTTTGCCGATGTACTGAAGATGCTCGTGAAGGAGATCTTCTTCGTGGATCGTGCTGATAAGCTGCTGTATGCTGTAGCTCCACTGCTGGTAATCATTGCGTCGGTAGGAACCTTCAGCTTCCTGCCTTGGAACAATGGTGCCCAAGTGCTTGACTTTAATGTAGGTATCTTCCTGGTAACTGCTATCTCATCGATTGGTGTGGTAGGTATCTTCCTGGCTGGTTGGGGTTCGAACAATAAGTACTCGGTGGTTTCGGCCATGCGTGCTGCTGTTCAGATGATCTCGTACGAGATGTCGCTCTGCCTCTGTCTGATTACCGCTGTGATCCTGACAGGTACCATGCAGATGAGTGGTATCGTTGAGGCTCAGACAGGTGCCTTTAAGTGGTTGATTTTCCAGGGTCATATCCCTGCCATCATCGCCTTTGTAGTGTTCCTGATTGCTGGTAATGCCGAGGCTAACCGTGGTCCGTTTGATATGGCTGAGGCTGAGAGTGAGTTGACTGCCGGTCACCACACTGAGTACTCGGGTATGGGCTTCGGTTTCTTCTACCTGGCTGAGTTCCTGAACCTGTTTATCATCGCTGGACTGGCTTCGGCTGTATTCCTGGGTGGTTGGGCTCCTATCAACATTGGTGTGGATGCCTTTGATACCGTGATGAACTACATCCCCGGTATCGTATGGTTCTTTGGCAAGACCCTGCTGGTGGTTTGGTTGCTGATGTGGGTGAAGTGGACTTTCCCACGTTTGCGTATCGACCAGATCCTGAAGCTGGAGTGGAAGTACTTGATGCCTCTGGGACTTATCAACCTGGTAATTATGACTGTTGTTGTGGCCCTGGGCCTATATATTAAATAA
- a CDS encoding NADH-quinone oxidoreductase subunit C: protein MKLEFLSFDFEKFASEMLNLKSKKGFDYLVTIVGEDFGGEEGLGCVYILENTNTHERCAVKQLAQTQNDTPYIPTVSDIWKVADLLEREVYDFFGIVFLGHKDMRRLFLRTDFKGHPFRKDWEFNDKYTLEDDVEPDYGLEYYLDKEGKLQCKQNKLFEADDYVINIGPQHPATHGVLRLQTVLDGETVKRIYPHFGYIHRGIEKMWEGMTYPQTLALTDRLNYLGAMQHRHALVGVIEEAMEVELTDRIKYIRTIMDELQRLDSHLLYTSCVAQDLGALTAFLYGMRDREHVLNCMEETTGGRLIQNYYRIGGLQDDIDPNFVSNVKALVKYLRPMIQEYMDVFGDNVITHNRLEKCGPMSLEDCISYAVTGPAGRASGWKSDVRKNHPYDMYDKVEWEQCTLTGCDSMDRYLVHINEMYQSLNIIEQLIDNIPEGDFYVKQKPIIKVPEGQWYYSVEGVAGEFGVYLDSRGDKSPYRMKMRPMGLSLVGAFDPMLRGQKIADLIATCAAIDVVIPDIDR from the coding sequence ATGAAATTAGAATTTTTATCATTCGACTTTGAGAAGTTCGCCTCGGAGATGCTGAACTTGAAGAGCAAGAAAGGCTTTGACTATCTTGTAACTATCGTAGGTGAGGATTTTGGTGGAGAAGAAGGTCTGGGTTGTGTGTATATCCTTGAGAATACCAACACCCACGAGCGTTGTGCTGTGAAGCAGCTGGCCCAGACTCAAAACGACACGCCTTATATCCCTACTGTATCAGATATCTGGAAGGTGGCCGACCTGCTGGAGCGCGAGGTTTACGATTTCTTTGGCATCGTGTTCCTGGGTCATAAGGATATGCGTCGCCTGTTCCTGCGTACCGACTTTAAGGGTCACCCCTTCCGTAAGGACTGGGAGTTTAACGACAAGTACACCCTGGAGGATGACGTAGAGCCTGACTACGGTCTGGAGTACTATCTGGACAAGGAGGGTAAGCTGCAGTGCAAGCAGAACAAGCTGTTTGAGGCCGACGACTATGTGATTAACATTGGTCCCCAGCACCCTGCTACCCATGGTGTGCTGCGTTTGCAGACTGTGCTGGACGGTGAGACCGTGAAGCGCATCTATCCTCACTTTGGTTATATTCATCGTGGTATCGAGAAGATGTGGGAGGGTATGACCTATCCTCAGACACTGGCTCTGACCGACCGACTGAACTACCTGGGTGCCATGCAGCATCGTCATGCATTGGTAGGTGTGATTGAGGAGGCCATGGAGGTTGAGCTGACCGACCGCATTAAGTACATCCGTACCATTATGGATGAGCTGCAGCGTTTGGACAGTCACCTGCTGTACACCTCGTGTGTGGCTCAGGACTTGGGCGCTCTGACTGCCTTCCTGTATGGTATGCGCGATCGTGAGCATGTGCTGAACTGTATGGAGGAGACCACCGGTGGACGCCTGATTCAGAACTATTATAGAATAGGTGGACTGCAGGATGATATCGATCCTAACTTTGTATCGAACGTAAAGGCACTGGTGAAGTACCTGCGACCCATGATTCAGGAGTACATGGATGTGTTTGGTGATAACGTGATTACACACAACCGACTGGAGAAGTGCGGACCAATGAGCCTGGAGGACTGTATCTCGTATGCAGTGACCGGTCCTGCCGGACGTGCTTCGGGTTGGAAGAGTGATGTGCGTAAGAACCACCCATATGATATGTATGACAAGGTAGAGTGGGAGCAGTGCACACTGACTGGTTGCGACTCTATGGACCGCTACCTGGTTCACATCAACGAGATGTACCAGAGCTTGAACATTATCGAGCAGCTCATCGACAATATCCCTGAGGGTGACTTCTACGTGAAGCAGAAGCCTATCATCAAGGTGCCCGAGGGACAGTGGTACTACTCGGTTGAGGGTGTGGCTGGTGAGTTTGGTGTTTATCTCGACTCGCGTGGCGACAAGAGTCCATACCGCATGAAGATGCGACCCATGGGACTCTCGCTGGTAGGTGCTTTCGACCCCATGCTGCGTGGTCAGAAGATTGCCGACCTGATTGCGACTTGTGCTGCTATTGACGTTGTAATTCCTGATATCGACAGATAG
- a CDS encoding NADH-quinone oxidoreductase subunit B, whose translation MEVRKPHIKSIPYEEWNDNESLEKIIDELHEGGVNVVTGSLDQLINWGRSNSLWSLTFATSCCGIEFMACGCSRYDFARFGFEVTRNSPRQADLIMCAGTITHKMAPALKRLYDQMAEPKYVVAVGGCAISGGPFKSSYHVVKGIEEIVPVDVFIPGCPPRPEAIMYGMMQLQRKVKVEKFFGGANHKQDAEERELGVSNEELTFRNNLGDHRREPIVVTDVPEDFSIDHSPLTIDHSEVSGAANNGQCSMVNVQSNKGEDKA comes from the coding sequence ATGGAAGTAAGAAAGCCCCACATCAAGAGCATTCCTTACGAGGAGTGGAACGACAACGAGTCGTTGGAGAAGATTATCGACGAGCTGCATGAGGGTGGCGTAAACGTGGTGACAGGTTCGCTCGACCAGTTGATTAACTGGGGACGTAGTAACTCACTGTGGTCGCTGACCTTTGCTACATCATGCTGTGGTATTGAGTTTATGGCTTGTGGTTGCTCACGTTACGACTTTGCCCGATTTGGTTTCGAGGTAACACGTAACTCACCACGACAGGCCGACCTGATTATGTGTGCAGGTACCATCACCCACAAGATGGCCCCAGCCCTGAAGCGTTTGTACGATCAGATGGCTGAGCCTAAGTATGTGGTAGCTGTTGGTGGATGTGCCATCAGCGGTGGTCCTTTCAAGTCGAGCTACCATGTGGTAAAGGGTATCGAGGAGATTGTGCCCGTGGATGTGTTCATCCCTGGCTGTCCCCCACGTCCAGAGGCTATCATGTATGGTATGATGCAGCTGCAGCGTAAGGTGAAGGTAGAGAAATTCTTTGGAGGTGCTAACCACAAGCAGGACGCTGAGGAGCGCGAGCTGGGTGTATCGAACGAGGAGTTGACATTCCGTAACAACCTGGGTGATCATCGTAGAGAACCCATCGTTGTAACAGATGTACCCGAGGATTTTTCCATTGACCATTCACCATTGACCATTGACCATTCGGAGGTCAGTGGTGCTGCAAATAATGGTCAATGTTCAATGGTCAATGTTCAATCTAACAAAGGGGAGGACAAGGCATGA
- a CDS encoding NADH-quinone oxidoreductase subunit A, whose product MNFTLLITVLVTAITLVVAAYVLAKLLGPRSYAKVKGEPYESGIPTRGSSWLPVSVGFYLFAILFLMFDVETVFLYPWAVVVKEFGAMALLSIGFFLVVLVLGLAYAWRKGDLEWK is encoded by the coding sequence ATGAACTTTACTTTGTTAATTACCGTCTTGGTGACGGCTATTACATTGGTGGTAGCGGCTTACGTGCTGGCCAAGCTGTTGGGACCAAGGTCCTACGCAAAGGTCAAGGGTGAGCCGTATGAGAGCGGTATTCCTACCCGCGGCAGCTCATGGTTGCCTGTTTCGGTAGGTTTCTATCTCTTTGCCATCTTGTTCCTCATGTTCGATGTGGAAACGGTGTTTCTGTATCCATGGGCTGTGGTAGTGAAGGAGTTCGGCGCAATGGCTCTGCTTAGCATCGGCTTCTTCTTAGTAGTTCTGGTATTAGGCTTGGCTTATGCCTGGCGGAAAGGAGATCTCGAATGGAAGTAA